In the genome of Yersinia enterocolitica, the window ATGCAGTTATTCACCATTCGCCACGTGTCACTATTTTCAGGATGACACCCTAACACATCATTTTTGGACTAAAGCCGCTAATTAGACACAAAAATACCGGCTTATTGAGCCATCGAATTCATCACTTACAGCAAATAATGGCATGCCCATAAAAGGGGAGATCAGCTATTGATGCTTTATCGCTCACAGCACTTGGGAGTCTGTTTTGTTTCGACACATTAGTTACATAAAAAATACTAACTCAAACGTTGTTCAGCTTGGCCAAGGACGTGTATGAATGCCTCGATAACTGGCGGTGAAAATCGTGAAAATGTTTTTACGACAACACTGGCACGCCTACGCGCGAATCCAAAAATCCCACTGCTGATTGCTGCGGCTGCGGCCGTCGCTATTATTGTCGCGCTGATGTTATGGGCTAAAAGCCCGGATTATCGCGTCCTTTATAGCAACCTAAATGATCGTGACGGTGGCGATATCGTTACGCAACTGACACAACTGAATATCCCTTATCGCTTCGCGGATAATGGTGGCGCGTTGTTGGTCCCGGCAGATAAGGTGCATGAAACCCGTCTGCGTCTGGCCCAACAAGGCTTGCCTAAAGGCGGTGCGGTAGGTTTTGAACTGCTGGACCAGGAAAAATTTGGCATCAGCCAGTTCAGTGAACAAGTTAACTATCAACGGGCATTGGAAGGTGAACTGGCGCGCACTATTGGCACCCTCGGGCCAGTGATGAATGTGCGTGTTCACTTGGCAATGCCAAAACCTTCTCTCTTTGTTCGGGAACAAAAGTCTCCCACCGCCTCTGTAACACTCGCATTGCAACCAGGTCGTGCCCTTGATGATGGTCAGATTAACGCCATCGTATATATGGTCTCCAGTAGCGTGGCCGGTTTACCGCCGGGTAACGTGACTGTCGTTGACCAAACCGGCCGTTTGTTGACGCAATCCGACAGTGCGGGCCGTGATTTAAACGCCGCACAACTCAAATTTACTAACGAAGTTGAAAATCGCTTCCAACGTCGCATTGAAACCATACTCGCCCCGATGGTCGGTAGCGGTAATGTGCATGCGCAGGTCACGGCTCAAGTTGATTTTGCCAGCCGTGAACAGACCGATGAAGAGTATAAGCCTAATCAGGCCGCCGACAAAGGCGCGGTCCGCTCACAGCAAGTTAGCACCAGTGAACAGCTGGGGGGAACCAATGTCGGTGGTGTTCCGGGGGCATTATCCAATCAGCCATCTGCCACACCGGTCGCACCGATTGAAACCCCAGCAGCGACACCTGCTGCCGGTGCTGCTGGTGCTGCTGGTGCCACGGCCAACAATGCCAACGCGGCTAATCGTCCGGCCACTGCCGCTAAATCGACAGCGACATCAAGCAACAGCCGCCACGACCAAACCACTAACTTTGAAGTTGACCGCACAATCCGTCATACCCAGCAACAAGCTGGCATGGTGCAGCGCCTCTCGGTTGCCGTTGTTGTTAATTACGGCAGTGATAAGGCGGGCAAGCCAGTTGCGCTGACCAAAGATCAATTGGCACAAGTGGAATCCCTGACACGCGAGGCGATGGGCTTCTCTACTGATCGTGGCGACACATTAAATGTGGTGAATACACCATTTAACGCCACCGATGATGCCAGCGGTAACACACTGCCCTTCTGGCAACAACAATCGTTCTTTGATCAGATGTTAAATGCTGGTCGTTATCTGCTTATCTTGCTGGTGGCATGGATCTTATGGCGCAAATTAGTGCGCCCTATGGTCGCTAAGAAACAAGTTGCTGATAAGGCTGCGGCATCGGTCAATAACATTGTCCAGACTGCGGTAGCGTCTGAAAATGCCAAACAGAGTAAAGAAGAGCTGGCCTTACGTAAGAAAAATCAGCAGCGAGTGAGTGCTGAAGTTCAGGCCCAGCGTATACGCGAACTTGCGGATAAAGACCCACGTGTTGTCGCGCTGGTTATCCGTCAATGGATGAGTAATGACCAATGAGCCTGACCGGAACTGAAAAAAGCGCCATCATGCTGATGACTCTGGGTGAAGACCATGCCGCCGAGGTGTTTAAACACCTCTCCTCGCGCGAAGTGCAGCAACTCAGTACCACCATGGCCAGTATGCGTCAGGTTTCTCACCAGCAACTGATTGATGTATTGGCTGAATTTGAAGACGATGCCGAGCAATATGCCGCACTGAGCGTGAACGCCAGTGATTACCTGCGCAGTGTGCTGATAAAAGCCCTGGGGGAAGAGCGCGCATCCAGCTTGTTGGAAGATATTCTGGAATCGCGCGAAACCACCAGTGGCATGGAAACGCTCAACTTTATGGAGCCGCAGATGGCGGCCGACCTGATCCGCGACGAACATCCGCAGATTATCGCCACCATCCTGGTCCATCTGAAACGCGCTCAGGCCGCCGATATACTGGCGCTGTTCGACGAGCGCCTGCGCAACGATGTGATGTTGCGTATCGCCACCTTTGGTGGTGTCCAGCCCGCCGCATTGGCTGAGTTGACCGAAGTATTGAACAACCTGCTCGATGGCCAGAACCTCAAACGCAGCAAAATGGGCGGTATCCGCACAGCGGCCGAGATTATCAACCTGATGAAAACACAACAGGAAGAGACGGTCATGGATGCAGTGCGCGAATACGACGGCGAATTGGCTCAAAAAATTATCGACGAAATGTTCCTGTTCGAGAATTTGGTCAGTGTCGACGACCGCAGCATTCAGCGTTTACTGCAAGAGATAGACAACGAATCACTGTTGATCGCCCTGAAAGGTGCCGATCAAGCATTGCGCGAGCGTTTCCTCAGCAACATGTCATTGCGTGCAGCAGAAATCTTGCGCGACGATCTGGCAACCCGTGGACCGGTACGTATGTCACTGGTCGAAAACGAACAGAAAGCCATCTTGCTTATCGTCCGTCGTCTGGCGGAAAGCGGCGAGATAGTCATTGGTGGTGGCGAGGATATCTATGTCTGACAGGATAAATGCCCTGCCCTGGCAACCTTGGTCACTCAACGACTTTGCCACTACATCGGATACTACTCCGCCAGCGGCTGCGCCGGATATCAGTATGCTGTTTACTGATGAACCGGATACGGGTAGCGATAGTGAATCAACCGGGGTCAGTGAGCAGCAAGCGCTGGTAAATCTGCAACTCGAAGCCGAGAAGCAGGGCCGCCAACAAGGGTTCGCTAAAGGGTTACAAGAAGGGTTGGATAAAGGTTACCAGACCGGTCTGGAGGAAGGTCATCAACAGGCACTGGCCGATGCTCAAAAGCAATTGGCCCCGATGACTGCCCACTGGCAACTGATGGTGAACGACTTCCAAAGTACCCTTGATGCACTCGACAGCGTGATAGCCTCGCGGTTAATGCAAATGGCCCTGGCCGCCGCGAAACAAATTCTCGGGCAACCTGCAATCTGCGATGGCACGGCATTATTGGCCCAAATCCAACAACTGATTCAGCAGGAACCGATGTTCACCGGTAAGCCACAACTGCGGGTTAATCCCGATGATCTGGCTGTCGTCGAGCAACGCTTAGGCAGCACCTTAAGTCTGCATGGCTGGCGCTTGCTGGGTGATAGTCAAATTCATCCGGGTGGCTGCAAAGTCAGCGCCGAAGAAGGTGATCTGGATGCCAGTTTGGCGACCCGCTGGCATGAGTTGTGCCGCCTCGCCGCGCCGGGAGAATTATGATGACCGCGCGCCTTGGTCGTTGGCTCGCCTCTTTAGATAAATTCGAAGAGCGCATCAGCCAGTCAACCACTATCCGCCGCTACGGACGGTTGACTCGCGCCACCGGTTTAGTCTTGGAAGCCACAGGGTTACAACTGCCATTGGGCGCAACTTGTCTGATTGAGCGCCACGATAACGGCGAAGTGCAGGAAGTTGAAAGTGAAGTGGTCGGTTTTAACGGCCATCGCCTGTTTCTGATGCCGTTGGAAGAAGTCGAAGGCATTGTGCCAGGAGCCAGAGTCTATGCCCGGGTGACCACCGGTGGTGCTTCAGCCAGTAAACAACTGCCGCTCGGCCCGGAACTCCTGGGGCGAGTATTGGATGGCAGTGCCAAACCGCTTGATGGTCTACCTGCACCAGAAACCAGTTATCGCGCCCCACTGATCACCCCGCCAATCAATCCATTGCAACGTACCGCGATTGTGCAGGTACTCGATGTCGGTGTGCGGACGATTAATGCCCTACTCACCGTTGGCCGTGGGCAACGTATGGGTCTGTTCGCCGGCTCTGGGGTAGGTAAAAGTGTGCTGCTCGGCATGATGGCACGTTATACCCAAGCAGATGTCATTGTGGTGGGTCTGATTGGCGAACGTGGCCGTGAAGTAAAAGACTTTATCGAGAATATTTTAGGGCCGGAAGGCCGTGCTCGTTCGGTAGTGATAGCCGCTCCTGCCGACGTATCGCCATTACTGCGTATGCAAGGTGCCGCTTATGCAACTCGCATTGCAGAAGATTTCCGTGACCGTGGTCAGCACGTATTGCTGATTATGGACTCGCTGACTCGCTATGCCATGGCGCAACGTGAAATTGCGTTGGCCATCGGCGAACCACCGGCAACCAAGGGTTATCCACCCTCCGTATTCGCTAAATTACCGGCGCTGGTGGAGCGTGCGGGTAACGGTGTCACCGGCGGTGGCTCGATTACTGCATTTTATACCGTATTAACCGAAGGCGATGACCAGCAAGACCCGATTGCAGACTCGGCACGCGCCATTCTCGACGGCCATGTGGTGTTATCACGCCGTCTGGCTGAATCTGGCCACTATCCGGCCATCGATATTGAAGCATCGATCAGTCGTGCCATGACATCACTGATCGATGAGAACCATTACAGTCAAGTTCGCCAGTTTAAACAACTACTTGCCAGTTATCAGCGTAACCGAGACTTGGTCAGTGTGGGTGCCTATGCCGCCGGTAGTGATCCGCTATTGGATAAGGCCATTGCTCTTTACCCGCAAATGGAAATCTTCTTACAGCAAGGCATGTTCGAACGCAGCAGTTACGACGATGCATGCCAGCATCTGAAGAGTCTGTTTCCGGGTTGATAGCCAGTGACTCAAGCCACCGCCCCTGTCGTATACCCAAAGAAATTGGCGTGGCAGGTAGGCAGCAAGTGAATGACAAATCGGTCGGGAACCGATTTGAACAGCATTTATGCTAGCCCGTAGGATGAGCCTCATTAATCCCAATGAGCTTACACAGTCAAGTAATTTGGGTAAGTGAACGTAGCCAACAACCCTGCGGCTTCAAGTACGGAGGGTATAAGGAATACGATGAAAAGTCAGTCACCTCTCATCACCCTGCGCGATCTGGCCCAGAAAGCCGTCGAACAGGCAAGCACGCAACTGGGTCAGGTTCGCCTGTCCTATCAGAATGCTGAGCAGCAACTCACGATGTTGCTGACTTATCAGGATGAATACCGGGTGCGGTTGAATGACACACTGAGTAACGGGATGGCCTCCTCCAGTTGGCAAAACTATCAGCAATTTATTCAGACGTTGGAGCAAGCTATTGACCAACATCGTAATCAGTTGGCTCAGTGGAATGTCAAAGTTGAGCAGGCAGTTAAGCATTGGCAAGAAAAGCAGCAACGGTTAAATGCATTTGAAACCTTGAATGAGCGGGCTGAAACCACCGCGCGCTTGCAAGAAAACCGTTTGGATCAAAAATTGATGGATGAGTTCGCACAGCGCGCCTCACAAAGGAGTCTTAATTCATGAATCTGTCCCTATTGCCTGCCACTGCAACTGCCAGTGAAACTGAGGGCGCATCATCCTCTTCATCGATTGCTGCGTTATTTACTGATGCTGGGCTGCCGGCTGATTTTGCCAAATTATTGGGTGACCAACTGGGTAAAGAGCTGACGGTTATGGATGCCTCGACCCTGAAATCATCGCTGGCTGCAACCACTGATATCACTGCCGATGTGGATGGAGGAAAGTCAATCAGTGGTAACAGTAAATTGAATCAGTTATTGGCCGCCTTAGGTGATATCAGTGCCACGTTGCCTGCAGGCCTGACCCACGCAGGGCAGACTGGAGACGCGGCTAATGTGAAGAAAACCACCTTAGATGATGACAGCACGCTGGATAAAACCACCGCGCTGGCCGAATCCAGTGCGTTGCAGTCGTTATTAGCCATGTTACCCCACCAGGTTGCTACCACGCTGGGCAGCGCCAACAATGGGCAGAAAACGCAGTTGACTGACGGCAATGGCCTGACCAGCGACAAAACCAGCGCTAAGCAGGACTTAGCCACTCTGACCAGTCTGACCTCACAAGATAAAGGTTTGGCGGCATTGATCGGCGGCACAATCGGCACTGCGAAAAGTGACAATGCCAGCAACAACGCACTGCCAGCGGCCACCCCCGGTAAGACAAAAACCACCACAGCTCAAGATAAATTGGTGCGCCTAACAGCAGCACAGGATGCAGATAGCAGTCTCAGCGCGAAAGCAGTTCCTGTAGCAGTACAGGCTGACAAAACTATTGCCACAGCCGCCGTGGATAAAATAGCCGTGAGTTCAGCCACGGTAACACCATCACTCCCTCCGGTTTCCAGCCCGGTCCTGCCAGCGACGGCCAGTGGTGCGGTTAGCGTGCCAGTCAGTGGCCATTTAAGTGCTCAGTTAGGTAGCCAGGAATGGCAACAATCGCTGGGTCAGCAAGTGGTGATGTTCAGCCGTAACGGCCAACAAAATGCTGAACTGCGGCTACATCCGCAAGAGTTGGGGGCATTGCAAATCAGCCTGAAAATGGAAGATAACCAAGCTCAGTTGCACTTTGCTTCAGCTCACAGCCAGGTTCGGGCAGCTATTGAAGCGGCGATGCCAAGTTTACGCTCGGCATTGGCTGAAAGTGGTATCCAGTTGGGCCAAAGCAGTGTCGGCAGTGAAGGACAGTGGCAACAGGCACAACAACAGAGCCAACAAAATCAGCAGAGTTTCGCATCACACGGCCAACCCGCTTACGGTAGCAGCGCATCGGGTGATGTACCGAACAGCACACCGCTAGTGACACCTGCGGCGTTGCAATCACTGGCTAATGGTAATGGTGGTGTTGATATTTTCGCCTAAAACGGGTGTTAATTTCAGCAAAAGGTGACAAACGGACAAGTTAGGCCGTTTTTCGCCACCTATTCTGCCTATTGGCATTAAAGATACGCGGGATAATCATCAGTAATAATTCGGATAGCATGGGGTTATTTGTCGGTGGTCAGCGGTTTGTGCCATCCAGCAATGAGATACCCCAGGTTATTGTCGTGATTCACCGGTTTGATACCGAAACAGGAATTTGTCTTCTCCATGTCTGATAATACCTTCCCGGCCAAGCGTAAGAGTTCGATCTGGGTGATCCTGCTAGTGCTGATTGCTGTGGCAGCATCTGCAGGTGGCGGTTATAGCTGGTGGATACTCCATAAGAGTAAACCTACCGCTGCGAAAGCCGTTCCTGTTATTCCGGTGTTTATGCCGCTGGAGACCTTTACGGTCAATCTGATCACGCCAGATAACAATCTGGATCGCGTGCTTTATATCGGATTAACGTTAAGGCTGCCCGACGATACGACTCGCGCTAAACTCAATGACTATCTGCCGGAAGTTCGCAGCCGCTTGCTGTTGCTACTTTCTCGGCAGTCCGCCGATAGCCTGTCAAATGAAGAAGGCAAACAGCGTTTAGTCGGTGAAATTAAAAACGTACTTAGCCCGCCAATGGTTAAAGGCCAACCTAATCAGGTAGTCAGCGATGTGCTGTTTACCGCATTTATATTGCGATAATCATTATGGGCGATAGCATTCTTTCACAAGCAGAGATTGACGCACTGTTAAACGGTGACAGCGGTGGCGATGAGCCAGTTGCTGTCGTCGGTAATGAAACAGACGTTAAACCTTACGATCCGACGACCCAGCGACGTGTGGTGCGTGAACGCCTGCAAGCGTTGGAGATCATCAATGAACGTTTTGCTCGTCAGTTCCGTATGGGGCTGTTTAACCTGTTACGTCGCAGCCCGGATATCACCGTCGGCCCGATAAAAATTCAGCCATACCACGACTTTGCCCGTAATCTGCCGGTACCGACCAATCTCAACCTGATTCATCTCAAACCGCTACGCGGCACCGCGCTATTCGTTTTCGCCCCGAGCCTGGTCTTTATTGCGGTTGATAATCTGTTCGGTGGTGATGGTCGCTTCCCCACCAAAGTAGAAGGTCGCGAGTTTACCCACACCGAACAACGTGTGATTAACCGCATGTTACGGCTGGCACTGGATGCCTACCGTGATGCCTGGGCACCTATCTATAAAATTGATGTGGAATATGTCCGTTCTGAAATACAGGTGAAATTCACCAATATCACCACCTCCCCCAACGATATCGTGGTCACCACCCCTTTCCATGTGGAGATCGGTGCGTTGAGCGGTGAGTTCAACATCTGTATTCCCTTCGCCATGATCGAGCCATTGCGTGAGCTGCTAACCAACCCACCGTTGGAAAATTCCCGACAGGAAGATAGCCACTGGCGCGAAACACTGGTGAAGCAAGTGCAGCACTCCGAGCTGGAGCTGGTGGCTAATTTTGTCGATATCCCGCTGAGACTATCGCAGATACTCAAGCTGCAACCAGGGGATGTATTACCCATAGATAAACCGGATCGACTGATTGCGCATGTCGACGGCGTACCGGTACTGACCAGTCAGTACGGGACATTAAACGGGCAATATGCCCTACGTGTTGAACATTTGATTAACCCTATTTTGAATGCTCTGAATGAGGAACAGCCCAATGAGTGACCCTAAGCTTCCGTCTGATGATGGAAAGGAATCCGTGGACGATCTGTGGGCTGATGCGTTTAATGAGCAGCAGGCAGCGGATAAACCAGCGGCCACCACCGAGGGGGTATTTAAATCACTGGAAGCGCCGGATGCCTTGGGTAACCTACAGGATATCGATTTAATTCTGGATATCCCGGTAAAGCTGACCGTTGAACTGGGTCGCACCAAAATGACCATCAAAGAGTTACTGCGCTTGTCTCAAGGCTCGGTCGTCTCCCTTGATGGACTGGCCGGTGAGCCATTGGATATTTTGATTAACGGTTATCTGATTGCGCAGGGTGAAGTGGTGGTAGTCGCTGATAAATATGGCGTACGTATCACTGACATCATTACTCCGTCAGAACGTATGCGCCGTCTGAGCCGCTAATGACCGCAGCACAGGTTGATACTGCCGCATCCACGGTTACGACACCGGTTACTGGCTTTGCGGCCAGCCACCCAGGTACTGCGGTGCAACAGACGGCACCAGCGATACCTGCCGGCTCGGTGTTAACGCAGGTTGGCAGCGTGTTAGGCGGTATTTTACTGCTGATTTTATGTGGTGCCTGGCTGGTACGCCGTTTAGGTTTTGCCCCGCAGGCACGTAACAACAAATTATTGAATGTGAAGGCCAGTTGTCAGGTTGGTCAGCGCGAACGGGTGGTCATTGTTGAAGTAGACAATACCTGGCTGGTGTTAGGCGTAACTGCACAGCAGGTGACACAACTCCACACTCTGACACGTCCTGCGATTGATGAAGCCACAGCGGCTTCGTCGCCCGACCGTGCGAAACCGGCCGATTTTCGCCAGCTACTGAACAACCATCTATTTAACAAGAAATCGAAACACCCGGAAAAATCGGCATGATGTCTCTTCGCCCCGTGCTTACCGCAGCAAATAGCGTAACAACCGCAGCGGCCAACACTGATTTCACTTATCGGTTGCTGCTGCGCCGTCTTCTGGCTGCACTCATCAATAAAACCACCCTACTGCTATTAGGCTTACTCTGCTCTCCGGCGGTACTGGCTCAACTACCCGGTATCATCAGCCAGCCATTGGCTAATGGTGGGCAGAGCTGGTCTTTACCGGTTCAGACCTTGGTTTTCATCACCACCCTAAGTTTCCTGCCTGCCGCCTTACTGATGATGACCAGTTTTACCCGTATTATTATTGTGCTCGGGTTGCTGCGCAACGCATTGGGTACCCCCTCTGCACCACCCAATCAGGTGATGTTGGGTCTGGCGCTGTTTCTGACATTTTTTATTATGTCGCCGGTATTTGACAAGGTGTATCAGGACGCTTATCTGCCTTTCAGTCAGGACAAGATAAGCATGGAAGTGGCAATGGATAAAGGCTCACAACCTTTACGTGAATTTATGCTGCGCCAAACCCGAGAATCAGATCTGGCACTGTATGCCCGGCTGGCCAATCTGCCGCCATTGGAAGGTCCCGAAGTGGTACCGATGCGCATTCTGCTACCTGCCTATGTCACCAGCGAGCTGAAAACCGCCTTCCAAATCGGTTTTACCGTGTTTATTCCCTTCCTGATTATCGATCTGGTGGTAGCCAGTGTGCTGATGGCATTGGGGATGATGATGGTTCCCCCAGCCAGTATCTCACTGCCCTTCAAGCTGATGCTATTTGTCTTGGTTGATGGTTGGCAGCTACTACTGGGTTCCCTGGCACAGAGTTTTTATAGCTAAGGTAGACTCATCATGACACCTGAATCGGTAATGGCCCTCGGCGTTGAGGCAATGAAGATTGCACTTGCTCTGGCTGCTCCCTTGTTATTAGCCGCCCTGATAAGCGGCCTGATCGTGAGCCTGTTGCAGGCAGCAACGCAAATTAACGAAATGACATTGTCATTCATCCCAAAAATACTGGCCGTGTTCGCCACGATGGTGATCGCAGGCCCATGGATGCTGAACCTGATACTGGACTATATGCGTAATCTGTTCACCAGCCTGCCCACGTTGATTGGCTAACGGTGCTTTCCCTCGATACCACTCAACTTAGCCTCTGGGTCAGCCAGTATTTCTGGCCGTTAATTCGGGTGCTGGCGCTGATCACCACCGCGCCGGTGTTAAGTGAGAAACAGATAAACCGCAAAGTTAAAGTCGGTTTGGCGCTGTTAATTACTTTTCTGATTGCCCCTTCGCTGCCCCCGGTCAATATTCCCTTAGTCTCAACCGGTGCAGTCTGGGTCGCCGCCCAACAAGTGTTGATTGGGGTAGCCATCGGCTTGACCATGCAATTTGCTTTTGCTGCCATCCGGCTGGCCGGTGAAGTGATTGGTTTACAGATGGGATTATCGTTCGCGACCTTCTTTGACCCCTCGGGGGGGCCGAATATGCCGGTTTTAGCCCGGTTACTTAACTTGCTGGCCCTGCTGTTATTCCTCACTTTTGATGGTCATTTATGGCTGATTTCATTGTTGGCCGACAGTTTTCATACCTTACCCATTCAGTTCGAACCGCTCAATGGTAATGGCTTTCTGGCATTGACGCAGGCTGGCTCATTAATCTTTATGAATGGGCTGATGTTGGCATTGCCGCTGATCACGCTGTTGTTAACTCTGAATATGGCATTAGGCATGCTAAACCGAATGACCCCACAGCTTTCGGTGTTCGTTATCGGTTTTCCACTGACCTTGACCGTCGGGATCATCTCAATCGGATTGATAATGCCATTATTGCCCCCCTTTGCTGAGCATCTGTTCGGGGAAGTTTTTGACCGATTAGCAGGTGTATTGAGCGGATTGGCAAACTGAGTCGCTGCAAAAAAATGGTATGTCACCCCAAACCTTAGTGGGAAAAGATGACACACCAAAAAGTGCACCCGGTTTAAGTACACTTAAGAGGGAACCTGTGGGGTAGACCCACAGGCAGAAGACGGATTACTTATTAAGCTGGAACAGGGACAAACCCTGCATATTGGTAAATGTGGTATATGAAGCCTGTAGCGCAGCCTGCTGCATCACATATGACGAGATAGCCGCGGTCCAATCCACATCCTGCAAATCACTCAAACGCTGTTTATTAATCAAATTACGGTCACTGCCCAAACTATCCAGGTTGTCTAGCTCTTGCAGTTGGGTACCGATTTCGGCTTGAACCGACAACACATTATTCAATGAGTTGGACATCCCACGGATACCTTTATCCATATCGGCATTAGCTTGATCTTTAACCGCATCAGTCGCCCCTTGTAACGGGACTTTCAGTGAGTTCAGCACGGTATCGATGGTATTGAAAATATTGCTTTCTGACGCAACCGGATTACCACCGGCATCATCAGGTTCAGGTTTCGCATTACTGGTCAATGCCATAAAGACACTGGAACCGGTATGTCCAACTGTAATCGAACGGTTAGCATCGACTTTCTGCTCAATAGCGACATCGCCGCCCTGATAAGTCACATCACCGGTAGCACTAACCGCAAACGGCGCTTTATCACTTTTGAAGCCAGCAAAGATGTAACGACCGTTGCCATCAGTGGTGTTAGCCTGATTGACCAGTTGGTCTTTCAAACCCTGTAACTGAGTGGCGTAAGAGGCACGGTCATCATCACTCAACATATCGCTCTTCGCGCTAATGACTAAGGTCTGAATTGATTGAATGGTACTGGTCGCCTGCGCCAAAACCGTGGTTTCCAGCGAAGAACTTTGGCGAGCGAAACTGCGCGCTAAAGTATATTGGCTATTTTCCGATTGGGCTTGCGACACCATCACCGCTTGAGATGCGGCCATCGGGTCATCGGAAGGGTTAACCACCCGCTTGCCGGTGGAGAGTTGTTGGCCCGACTGCATCCACAGTGATTGGGCGTTAGTCACGCCCTGCATATTTTGCTGATACAGCATGCTGGTACTTAAGCGCATGATGCCAGTTCCTTTTAGTAATCGTTCAGCCCGCCAACCCCGTTTCAACAATCAATCTGTCTTAACAGGGATACTGACTAACCGCTAAATAAGATAAGTAGCGACAGGGACTCTCTGCCGCTGACAAAAAATCAACCGCGCAGACTCAGCAACGCATTAAACAGCGTCGAAGCCGTCTGAATGACCTGGGCATTCGCCAGATAATATTGCTGGAAACGCTGTAAATCGCCGTACTCTTCATCCAGGTTCACGCCGGAAATAGACTGCTGCTCGGCGGTCAACTGTTTGACGATATTGGCTTGC includes:
- a CDS encoding flagellar basal body M-ring protein FliF, which encodes MNASITGGENRENVFTTTLARLRANPKIPLLIAAAAAVAIIVALMLWAKSPDYRVLYSNLNDRDGGDIVTQLTQLNIPYRFADNGGALLVPADKVHETRLRLAQQGLPKGGAVGFELLDQEKFGISQFSEQVNYQRALEGELARTIGTLGPVMNVRVHLAMPKPSLFVREQKSPTASVTLALQPGRALDDGQINAIVYMVSSSVAGLPPGNVTVVDQTGRLLTQSDSAGRDLNAAQLKFTNEVENRFQRRIETILAPMVGSGNVHAQVTAQVDFASREQTDEEYKPNQAADKGAVRSQQVSTSEQLGGTNVGGVPGALSNQPSATPVAPIETPAATPAAGAAGAAGATANNANAANRPATAAKSTATSSNSRHDQTTNFEVDRTIRHTQQQAGMVQRLSVAVVVNYGSDKAGKPVALTKDQLAQVESLTREAMGFSTDRGDTLNVVNTPFNATDDASGNTLPFWQQQSFFDQMLNAGRYLLILLVAWILWRKLVRPMVAKKQVADKAAASVNNIVQTAVASENAKQSKEELALRKKNQQRVSAEVQAQRIRELADKDPRVVALVIRQWMSNDQ
- a CDS encoding flagellar basal body-associated protein FliL; amino-acid sequence: MSDNTFPAKRKSSIWVILLVLIAVAASAGGGYSWWILHKSKPTAAKAVPVIPVFMPLETFTVNLITPDNNLDRVLYIGLTLRLPDDTTRAKLNDYLPEVRSRLLLLLSRQSADSLSNEEGKQRLVGEIKNVLSPPMVKGQPNQVVSDVLFTAFILR
- a CDS encoding flagellar assembly protein FliH: MSDRINALPWQPWSLNDFATTSDTTPPAAAPDISMLFTDEPDTGSDSESTGVSEQQALVNLQLEAEKQGRQQGFAKGLQEGLDKGYQTGLEEGHQQALADAQKQLAPMTAHWQLMVNDFQSTLDALDSVIASRLMQMALAAAKQILGQPAICDGTALLAQIQQLIQQEPMFTGKPQLRVNPDDLAVVEQRLGSTLSLHGWRLLGDSQIHPGGCKVSAEEGDLDASLATRWHELCRLAAPGEL
- a CDS encoding flagellar hook-length control protein FliK, whose protein sequence is MGKELTVMDASTLKSSLAATTDITADVDGGKSISGNSKLNQLLAALGDISATLPAGLTHAGQTGDAANVKKTTLDDDSTLDKTTALAESSALQSLLAMLPHQVATTLGSANNGQKTQLTDGNGLTSDKTSAKQDLATLTSLTSQDKGLAALIGGTIGTAKSDNASNNALPAATPGKTKTTTAQDKLVRLTAAQDADSSLSAKAVPVAVQADKTIATAAVDKIAVSSATVTPSLPPVSSPVLPATASGAVSVPVSGHLSAQLGSQEWQQSLGQQVVMFSRNGQQNAELRLHPQELGALQISLKMEDNQAQLHFASAHSQVRAAIEAAMPSLRSALAESGIQLGQSSVGSEGQWQQAQQQSQQNQQSFASHGQPAYGSSASGDVPNSTPLVTPAALQSLANGNGGVDIFA
- the fliJ gene encoding flagella biosynthesis chaperone FliJ (rod/hook and filament chaperone) — protein: MKSQSPLITLRDLAQKAVEQASTQLGQVRLSYQNAEQQLTMLLTYQDEYRVRLNDTLSNGMASSSWQNYQQFIQTLEQAIDQHRNQLAQWNVKVEQAVKHWQEKQQRLNAFETLNERAETTARLQENRLDQKLMDEFAQRASQRSLNS
- a CDS encoding flagellar motor switch protein FliG, translated to MSLTGTEKSAIMLMTLGEDHAAEVFKHLSSREVQQLSTTMASMRQVSHQQLIDVLAEFEDDAEQYAALSVNASDYLRSVLIKALGEERASSLLEDILESRETTSGMETLNFMEPQMAADLIRDEHPQIIATILVHLKRAQAADILALFDERLRNDVMLRIATFGGVQPAALAELTEVLNNLLDGQNLKRSKMGGIRTAAEIINLMKTQQEETVMDAVREYDGELAQKIIDEMFLFENLVSVDDRSIQRLLQEIDNESLLIALKGADQALRERFLSNMSLRAAEILRDDLATRGPVRMSLVENEQKAILLIVRRLAESGEIVIGGGEDIYV
- the fliI gene encoding flagellum-specific ATP synthase FliL (involved in type III protein export during flagellum assembly) → MTARLGRWLASLDKFEERISQSTTIRRYGRLTRATGLVLEATGLQLPLGATCLIERHDNGEVQEVESEVVGFNGHRLFLMPLEEVEGIVPGARVYARVTTGGASASKQLPLGPELLGRVLDGSAKPLDGLPAPETSYRAPLITPPINPLQRTAIVQVLDVGVRTINALLTVGRGQRMGLFAGSGVGKSVLLGMMARYTQADVIVVGLIGERGREVKDFIENILGPEGRARSVVIAAPADVSPLLRMQGAAYATRIAEDFRDRGQHVLLIMDSLTRYAMAQREIALAIGEPPATKGYPPSVFAKLPALVERAGNGVTGGGSITAFYTVLTEGDDQQDPIADSARAILDGHVVLSRRLAESGHYPAIDIEASISRAMTSLIDENHYSQVRQFKQLLASYQRNRDLVSVGAYAAGSDPLLDKAIALYPQMEIFLQQGMFERSSYDDACQHLKSLFPG